The following coding sequences are from one Capsicum annuum cultivar UCD-10X-F1 chromosome 3, UCD10Xv1.1, whole genome shotgun sequence window:
- the LOC107862045 gene encoding putative receptor-like protein kinase At1g80870, with the protein MTSRQPIPSNPKPMSSIIFLIITTLASLIILFAILYFLYYLWYSLVHRSRTNPFDSNAPLVKLHRFSYKELKSATEGFSDATSIGKGGSGTVFKGILKDGKLVAVKLLDSGSFQSEREFQNELNILGGIKSPLVVSLLGYCVEKSKRLVVYEYMPNRSLQESLFNESSLCMNWGRRFDVILDVARALAFLHLDCDPPVIHGDVKPSNVLLGSEYRAKLSDFGLSRLKLDEEFGVDMFSQELGKSQDLSGNLGGMTTGTETPTPIGTPMESQDEVDFAMALQASSSSKGSKIFQNIRPFGFNSAAQSLSFFNENDATTRNAKGKEVSVTENGVASCEEELSNIDHKKELDLGGGDDKARNMKQWGKDWWWRQDGSGELCSKDYVMEWIGSQICPSTDPEWDLEKKCSPQNANSDVSAPQSKFEEVQETTLQEQEPETPKKEPEKEIAGKTCNKKPRKMKEWWKEEHLDELSKKSKKAKKLGSYCKKRFKIPHLDIGKRFRFKRKRRKFGMQDQNEDDPDAEFSFRKGWKRKHTRSMGSDMWSGDLFSRELSSTTSMRGTLCYVAPEYGGCGYLMEKADIYSFGVLVLVVVSGRRPLHVLTSPMKLEKANLISWCKQLAHAGNVLELVDERLKDDYDKEQATLCINLALACLQKMPELRPDISDIVKILKGEMELPSLPFEFSPSPPSRTFSRSRRRQTSYAE; encoded by the coding sequence ATGACTTCAAGACAGCCAATTCCTTCAAATCCAAAACCCATGTCAAGCATAATTTTCCTCATCATTACAACCTTAGCTTCACTTATAATCTTGTTTgccattctttattttctttactatCTTTGGTACTCTTTGGTGCATCGTTCACGTACTAATCCTTTTGATTCTAATGCACCCCTTGTTAAGCTTCACAGGTTCAGTTACAAAGAGCTGAAGTCAGCAACTGAAGGTTTCAGTGATGCCACTTCTATTGGTAAAGGGGGATCTGGAACTGTATTTAAAGGAATTCTTAAAGATGGGAAGTTGGTTGCTGTTAAGTTATTGGACTCTGGTTCATTCCAAAGTGAAAGGGAGTTCCAGAATGAGCTGAATATTCTTGGTGGGATAAAATCTCCTCTTGTAGTTTCACTTCTTGGTTATTGTGTAGAGAAAAGTAAAAGACTTGTCGTCTATGAGTATATGCCTAATAGAAGTCTGCAAGAATCACTTTTTAATGAGTCAAGTTTGTGTATGAATTGGGGTAGAAggtttgatgtcattcttgatgTTGCTAGAGCATTGGCATTTTTGCATCTTGATTGTGACCCACCAGTGATTCATGGGGATGTTAAGCCTAGCAATGTGTTGCTTGGTTCAGAGTACAGGGCTAAGCTTTCTGATTTTGGGTTGTCAAGATTGAAACTTGATGAGGAATTTGGTGTGGATATGTTTAGTCAAGAATTGGGAAAGAGTCAAGACCTTTCTGGGAATTTAGGGGGAATGACTACAGGCACTGAGACTCCAACACCAATTGGGACACCTATGGAGAGTCAAGATGAGGTAGATTTTGCGATGGCTTTACAAGCCTCTTCATCTTCCAAAGGTagtaaaattttccaaaatattaGACCCTTTGGCTTCAACTCTGCTGCCCAAAGTTTGAGTTTCTTTAATGAGAATGATGCCACAACTAGGAATGCCAAGGGGAAGGAAGTATCAGTTACTGAAAATGGGGTAGCAAGTTGTGAAGAGGAGCTGAGCAATATTGATCATAAGAAGGAGTTGGACTTGGGTGGTGGAGATGATAAAGCAAGAAATATGAAACAATGGGGTAAAGATTGGTGGTGGAGACAGGATGGTAGTGGTGAATTATGTAGCAAAGATTATGTAATGGAGTGGATTGGAAGCCAGATTTGCCCATCAACTGATCCTGAGTGGGACTTAGAAAAGAAATGTTCTCCTCAGAATGCCAATTCGGATGTTTCAGCACCCCAGAGTAAATttgaggaagttcaagaaaccaCATTACAAGAACAAGAGCCAGAAACTCCAAAGAAAGAGCCTGAGAAGGAGATAGCGGGGAAAACGTGTAATAAGAAGCCTAGGAAGATGAAAGAGTGGTGGAAAGAGGAGCACCTTGATGAACTAAGCAAGAAGAGTAAGAAGGCGAAGAAGCTAGGAAGTTACTGTAAGAAGCGGTTCAAGATTCCACATCTTGATATTGGTAAACGCTTTCGATTCAAGAGAAAGAGGAGAAAATTCGGAATGCAGGACCAGAATGAAGATGATCCAGATGCAGAATTCAGTTTTAGAAAAGGTTGGAAGAGAAAGCATACGCGTTCAATGGGGAGCGATATGTGGAGTGGTGATCTATTCAGTCGAGAGCTGAGCAGCACGACGAGCATGAGAGGTACATTGTGCTATGTTGCACCAGAATATGGAGGGTGTGGATACTTAATGGAAAAGGCTGATATTTACAGCTTTGGAGTTCTTGTCCTTGTAGTAGTCTCCGGTAGGAGGCCATTACATGTCCTTACTTCGCCAATGAAACTCGAGAAAGCAAATTTGATAAGCTGGTGTAAGCAGCTAGCTCATGCTGGAAATGTGTTAGAACTTGTTGATGAAAGACTAAAAGATGACTACGACAAAGAGCAAGCAACTCTTTGCATCAACTTAGCACTTGCTTGCTTACAGAAAATGCCCGAATTGCGGCCTGACATCAGCGACATTGTCAAGATTTTGAAAGGTGAGATGGAGTTACCATCTCTCCCTTTCGAATTCTCTCCCTCCCCGCCTTCAAGAACGTTCAGCAGATCAAGAAGACGACAGACAAGTTATGCAGAATAG